ACGGCGTTGGCGTCTTGATCGGCTCATAGCGCTGAATGGTCACACCCGATAACAGGGCTTGTTGGTTCAGAAGAGCCAGGAAGGTTTGCACTTTTTCCCGCCCAGCCAGCAAGCCAATCAACAACGCCTGTTGCCTCTGAGCCTGTTCGAGCGCAGAACTCTCCTTTTTCAACTGCCGCTCAACCTCTGGCAGGTTGGCTTGCAGCGTCAGCAAGGAATCACGTCGTCGCTCAAGCTCCTGGATCTCCTCCCAGGCGGGACGCAACACCAAAAGGAGCAAGGGCAAGCTGAGCAGCAGCCCAAATGCGATGGGCAAACCCACCACCACACGACCACGGGTGATCCATTGACGACGACCCGAGGGAATCAGATTGGTCACAACCCAATACCCCGGGTCTTCAACAACTCATACCGTCGTGCCAACCCCTCCGAACCCAGCTCACGAAGCCGCTCCGGTGTGGCCCTGGCCGAAGGATCAATGGCTGATTCGAGGCTGAAATCAATCAGACCAGTGTCATTCGCCGACGCCTTCACGATCAATGTTCCGTCAACGCGCAGTTCAGCCTGGGCCTCGAGATTGAGGGCTAACGCATTAATTCGCTCGAAGGCATCCATGCCTTCTGCTTCTCCTTTGATGATCAGCTTGGACGGAAGCGCTGCAACCGAGAGCAAGCGAACACCCTGCGGCGTCACCTCTCGCATCTGCTCCAACAGAGCTGATCCAGACCGCAAGGCCACCAGCTGGGAAGCAATCCGATTGGTTTGTTGATTCAGAGCAGCGCGCTGTTTAGCCATGGTGTTGAGCCTGGCCTCGGCATCCCCAACACGCGCCTCCACAGGAGCAAGCTCAACCACGTCCGCCTCGAGGCGTCCCTGCTGATTCTCCAAAAAAAGCATCAGCGCAAAGGGCGCCAAAATCAAACCAAGGCCAGGAAGACCCCCTTTCAACAGCAATCGGGGGAGGGACTGATGAACAACAGGCTCTTGAGGCAAACCAAGCTCAAGCCGACGCTCCCGCAGCCAATCCGACAAGCCCAGCTGCCCCGAAGACTTCACCAGGACTCCTCCTCGTGAAGTGCCATCAAAGCAAGATGCGCCAGTGGACACAAAGCATTCTCCTCAGCTGAATCAGCCCAGGGATCAGGAGTCCATGGCAGTGGTTTGTTCACAACCTGCTCACCGGCAGCAGCATCAACAATCTGATTCCAATCACAGTCATGGGCATCGTCCAGGGTTAACCACCAGCCCAGGGGGGTGGGGGCGTCCAGCGTTTGTTGCCACGCCAGAAGACAAGCGCGGGCCTCAGCGCGACAGGCGTCGAAATCAATTGTGGCAAAAGTGTGATCGATCTCTGGAGTGCGATCCCGCATGAGAACCAAACGGACCCTTCTGTCGTGAACCAGAAGCCAGGCAAGGTCACCGCTCCAATCCTGAGTGAGCGTTGCCAATGCCCGTAGAGCATCGGTCAATGACCAACTGATCCGACGCAAAGGCAGGTCCGCGATCTCAGCCACTTCAATCCAAGCCTGCAACGATGAACGCGGTATTCCGGCAACAGCAATGCTGTCTTGAATTGATGTGGTCAACAGATAGCTCTGCTCGAGATCGAACGGGAGATCCACGGAACCAAGGCAGTCGCGACGCAAACCTTCGGTGGTGAAAGCATCTGCACTCAAACCGTCAATGACACGCCAATGGGCCGCTGCAGGAGGAAGGCAAAGCACCAGTTCAGCACCGGGAAGATCCAGATCAAATAGAAGATCAGCGATCAACTCACCAATTGCTTCTCGGTTTTGAGGTGAACCATCACGACAGGCACCATTGGGCCAGGAAGCAGAACGGAAATTCCAACGGCGACCATGTCTCCAACAGAAGGTCGCTCCCGCATCAGAGATCGTCACCAGCACCGGACGGGGATGAATCAAGCGGGACCACGCCAAGCGGCTGGCTTGCCACTGCGGCAGTGTGGAAAACATGAATGGCGGCACTGGACTCGTGACCAGTCACCAAAAACTATCAAAACTTGGTAGTAATTAGTAGGAAAGACAGACAACTAAGCAAACCATGAGGAGCGCATGAGAATCTGCAAAAAAAACGACAGCCTGAACGGCTAACACTAAAGTGAAAGGATCTAAAGGCTAGTCATGGCAGGACTGATCGTTAAGGATATCAACCCCAATGGGAGCTCGTCCCCAAATGAGCTCATTGATATTGAAGGAATTCTATATTTTGTGGCTGATTCTGGATCAGCGGATGACAGCTCTACACCACCCAGTGACGGCGACAACAATGATGAAAGCGAAGAAGGCAACGAAGAAGGCAGCCAAAACACAGGCGCTAACACTGGAATTGGTCTTTGGAAAAGCGATGGGAGTGATGGCGGAACACGGCTGATACGGTCATTTGATGGCATCAGCAATCTGACGGAAGCAAATGGAAAGCTTTATTTCATAGCCCAAGATTCTGATCAATATGAAATCTGGAGCAGTGATGGAACATCAGCCGGAACAACAAAAGTCGACACTCTCTATCCAGGATCAGATAATTTTGCAGCATACAATTTATTTGCAGAAGATGACACACTCTTTTTCAGCTCAAGTGGCCCGCAAGGAAGCCGCAATGGCTATGAGTTATGGCGCTGGGAAGGAGATGATGTAGGGACCAAGCTGTTTAAAAACTTATTTCCTGATCGATACATTACAAATCAATCGATCGAAGTCGACGATACAACAGGCGAACAGACATTAACAATTGAAACAGCTGAATTCAGCACCAATAACCCTGAGTTTTCCACAGATTCTTTCCCAGGAAGTTTCACAAGTGCCGGTGGGGGAAACTTTTTCTTTACCGCTTATTCAACGCAAACTGTTGACGCCGTCATTGACGGCTTTGCCGATACCATTCAACTTGGGGGAATCGAACTCTGGTTCAGCAACGGCACCGAAAATGGCACATATCCCATACCAATCAATAATGAAAGCTACAGAATATACAACCCAATCGATGGCACGGCTTCGCCACCTAACCTCTACGACGAATATTACACTGCAACAGGCAGTTCATTTCCCAAAAGCTTAACGGCATTCAAAAAAAATCTCTACTTCACTGCCAATGACGGGAGCAATGGATTTGAACTCTGGTCGATCAGCAACCAAGGGGTTGGTGAAAAACTTGTCAAGGATATCCATCCAGATGGGAGTTCAACACCAGAAGAGCTCACCGTTGTTGGCAATCGGCTGTTTTTCACAGCAGATGACGGAAGCGGAAGGCAGCTTTGGGTCATAACCGAGAAGAACAAAGTTCAAAAGATTGAAAAGAGTGGAGAAGATCCGCGCCATCTCACAGAAATCGACGGCAAGCTTTACTACTCCGCAAAATCAAGCAAAGGGCGAGAGCCGTGGGTGATCAAGAATGGAAAATCTGCGCAACAATTGCAGGATATCAATCCAGGAATCAGATCTTCCAATCCTCAGAACTTCCAGCTGATTGAAACTAAAACAAAAAAAGGCAATCAAAAATTTCTTTATTTTTCTGCTAACGGCGGAGAACGAGGGATTGAGCTTTGGAGCCAAAATATCAGCAAAAATAATAGTGATGTCGAGCTATTTGCGGATATTTATAGTGGCCCTTCCAGCAGCGATCCTCGTCAACTTATCAATACTGACCAGCAACTTTTATTCACAGCAAATGATGGTAAGCGTGGCCGAGAACTCTGGACAATTGGACCAAGCATTGAAGGACCAAGTGGAAATATCGGCGCAAAAGAGTCGACCATAGAAGTCTATGAAAATCAAACTTTTGTCTACACCTTCTCCAGCACCATTGAAGATCCAGATTCAGTAATTTGGAGCATCAATGGCGGTGTTGACAGCAAGCGGTTCAAGATTGATAAAAAAACAGGCGCACTGAATTTCAAGTCGTCTCCAAATTACGAAAAACCCAACGACTTCAGCCGCGACAACAACTATGAGGTCGTTATCAGAGCTACAGATGATGATTTGGGGCTGAAGGCCGATCAATTCGTCACCGTGACGGTTCTCGATGTAGCCACATCAGCTGGATGCACAGATGATGATCAAGACAATTGCGAGTCAAATCCTCCAGTCACAGTCGAAAGTAGCCTCGTCAAAAACATAAGGGCAAGTGCGCAAAGCTCAAATCCGGAAGAACTCTATAATCATCGCGGACAATTATTTTTTAGTGCAAATAACGGTCGTAATGGTCAGGAGCCTTGGGTCAGCCAGGGATCCACAGAATCGACAAAACTGTTTCTAGATATCAATAAAGGCAAAAAAAATTCTTCCCCAGCATCATTCACAAGCTACAAGCAATCACTTTTCTTTGCGGCAAATGATGGTCGCAACGGCGCCGAACTATGGATCACCGATGGAAAGCAAAAAGGGACAGAATTGGTAGCTGATATCCAGCCTGGAGAAGGCAGCTCGTCTCCATCTGATTTGTTGGTTCAGAACAACAGCCTTTATATGGCAGCCGATGACGGTTTACGCGGACGCGAACTCTGGCGCTACGACTTGAAAACAGACCAAGCTGCATTAGTGCATGACATCCGCTCAGGCTCAAGAATAGGATCCAATCCCAGCGAGCTGACGGCACTGAACGGCAATATCATTTTTGCCGCTGAAGGCAATAGCTATGGCCGT
The Synechococcus sp. PROS-U-1 DNA segment above includes these coding regions:
- a CDS encoding ELWxxDGT repeat protein; amino-acid sequence: MAGLIVKDINPNGSSSPNELIDIEGILYFVADSGSADDSSTPPSDGDNNDESEEGNEEGSQNTGANTGIGLWKSDGSDGGTRLIRSFDGISNLTEANGKLYFIAQDSDQYEIWSSDGTSAGTTKVDTLYPGSDNFAAYNLFAEDDTLFFSSSGPQGSRNGYELWRWEGDDVGTKLFKNLFPDRYITNQSIEVDDTTGEQTLTIETAEFSTNNPEFSTDSFPGSFTSAGGGNFFFTAYSTQTVDAVIDGFADTIQLGGIELWFSNGTENGTYPIPINNESYRIYNPIDGTASPPNLYDEYYTATGSSFPKSLTAFKKNLYFTANDGSNGFELWSISNQGVGEKLVKDIHPDGSSTPEELTVVGNRLFFTADDGSGRQLWVITEKNKVQKIEKSGEDPRHLTEIDGKLYYSAKSSKGREPWVIKNGKSAQQLQDINPGIRSSNPQNFQLIETKTKKGNQKFLYFSANGGERGIELWSQNISKNNSDVELFADIYSGPSSSDPRQLINTDQQLLFTANDGKRGRELWTIGPSIEGPSGNIGAKESTIEVYENQTFVYTFSSTIEDPDSVIWSINGGVDSKRFKIDKKTGALNFKSSPNYEKPNDFSRDNNYEVVIRATDDDLGLKADQFVTVTVLDVATSAGCTDDDQDNCESNPPVTVESSLVKNIRASAQSSNPEELYNHRGQLFFSANNGRNGQEPWVSQGSTESTKLFLDINKGKKNSSPASFTSYKQSLFFAANDGRNGAELWITDGKQKGTELVADIQPGEGSSSPSDLLVQNNSLYMAADDGLRGRELWRYDLKTDQAALVHDIRSGSRIGSNPSELTALNGNIIFAAEGNSYGRELWSSDGTKSGTKMMLDINPGTLDSDPEDFSLLQGDLYFTGNTYLYGRQILKLDGSGLNVTEIRGSLGEAKATEPDDLHASRDQLFFSAVTRIDPSDDSDNTTPSTGGTSDSGSDPGGFMVAADGIETKALDYIEDYNRNIDSYREFDNPEFLNFARFWADALATSILVENNDASLAEDWNQYYQPLSDQSLSTSLPIRIPEGIPSTAASRSTDSSPDGSTSIPSEDDNQNSLGRELWISNGKAKGNTLLKDINPGEGSSDPKGFVTVGTKTYFSANDGEFGEELWISDGTQSGTYMLSDINKGSKDSSPRSITEVDGVVYFSAKSENHGRELWRIGTPNLSTQSSKRSKQNNLSAKELNLTRLVNDKRGRGRLVGKKNTADEFIFSKDNQFGTKKADQITRFSRNEGDTIQLNPNSFAGIKKRHFKTTNTLQKFNRELERKSNIIYFEPTGELYFDQNGRKAGFGDPNESGLFAILKGAPDLNPTDIGLI